atTAAAAATGAACCGAGGTTTACAGATTTTGTTGcagaaaaatgccaaaatgATCAGGCCTTTAATCAAACCCATCATTACGACACCAGTCAGAAATTCAGGAACGTAAGTTACCTTTTTTATTGAATCTGCATTTCAGTCACTACACAGCAACTGTCTTTAGAAGACAGTAGCCAAAATTATGGTAGATATCAAAATTTGGTTTACTTGTAGGTGGGTTTATCGCTCCTCAGGACATCAACTTCTTCCAAAGAAGCATCATATGGCTGCCGAATTGGTGGGGGCAGTTATGTGGTATTGGATCTTGATTCATCTATGGCATGAGCCAGAACATATTTTGGTAATTATAGATAAATCCCATTGCAGAGGTAAGCTTTAGTTAAATGACACTTATTTCCAGGGTGATTTTCCATATCCTGATCCTTCAAAATGGACAAATGCAGAACTTGGGATTCCTGACGAGTAACTTGGATAGAGTTAACATTTCAGGTTTGATGTACAATGTAAAATCAGGCGGTCGGTAgcagaaaataaatttaaagaaaaatttttgtctttaaaacatttataaaGCTTAAGAATGCATGGAAATATTGTCTGATTCTCAATCTTATGGGAATTAATTAGATGGTTGCTATGGTGATTATTTGTTGTGGTGTGCTTCATGTGCTTGCAACTTCAGAGGATTCAAGTGTCAAGTAACCAAGTGATCCTActttaaaaatggataaataTAACCTAACAGCatatgatgaagaagatgatcTTTATTCAGGATTTAATGAGTTCCATCCTACATTGAATACTTCCAGTCTTATACAAGACTCTCTTTCCAGAGATGTAAAACAGCAACAGTCAATGATACAGATGCAGGTAGATGCATGTTTAAAATACTTTGTAAAACTGTTTATTagttatttttcaattgatatTATTCGGCTATTGCAATTACCAATGCACGAGACTCCATTTCACTGTTGACACTAGTTATACCAATTCGAACACTCTTATGTGCCTTCATTgggcattgtttttttttatattaacaGCAATCAAGAGGTGTTACAGCATCCCATGGAGCAAATACACCTGCAGTTGCCAGGCCAATCACTGCCATTCGTGGTGCTGGATATACCTCTTCAAGGATAACAACAGCCAATCAGACCTATGATCCGTTGAACCAGTCAGGAAGAGTAACAACACCTTTTACAGAACCGAAAACTGTTGATCCGTACACAAAGTTTCTTCTATGTTTTTGTATTAATTGAACTTACCCTACTGGTTTATTATCCTGATTTATAGtccagaaaaacaaatgaagatgCTGGAGAGCAGCATTCACCGAATTGTGGAAGAATCCATCCTCGCAAATAGTAAGGAAGAATTCAGAGTGGCACTGGATAAGGC
This genomic stretch from Daphnia carinata strain CSIRO-1 chromosome 4, CSIRO_AGI_Dcar_HiC_V3, whole genome shotgun sequence harbors:
- the LOC130687760 gene encoding NADH dehydrogenase [ubiquinone] 1 beta subcomplex subunit 2, mitochondrial-like yields the protein MNRGLQILLQKNAKMIRPLIKPIITTPVRNSGTWVYRSSGHQLLPKKHHMAAELVGAVMWYWILIHLWHEPEHILGDFPYPDPSKWTNAELGIPDE